The following coding sequences are from one Haladaptatus caseinilyticus window:
- a CDS encoding bifunctional DNA primase/polymerase, protein MPPPWRPATREDLHTYYTETFPEYVDALPSFVTLDGPKQYAIAFREPYPIRKQHAPERTFIRRDTWQTNGSSDRTNQQFNSQDHLVEFIQYPARYDPAQGSGYALADPDLLERPEPRPEAVYYALDHWERPWVLAVDIDAKDIAAQRASCETTANETNDDAETEQLRAAGILDNAPEGYPYAFTDIEDALEYGFIVQEIFEDDFAATETLVVYSGQGCHIYLLNTDHKHRYDEQSREVINDLLLEEYEIPIDPVVTADRRRVMRLPYSLHADVSRIVQPIESPDFDFRTEAVPSFFEP, encoded by the coding sequence ATGCCCCCACCATGGCGACCCGCGACACGTGAGGACCTCCACACCTACTACACAGAGACGTTTCCCGAGTACGTCGACGCGCTACCGTCATTCGTTACCCTCGATGGACCGAAGCAGTACGCCATCGCGTTCCGCGAGCCATACCCGATCCGGAAGCAGCACGCCCCCGAGCGGACGTTCATCCGCCGTGATACATGGCAGACCAATGGATCCAGCGACCGCACGAACCAGCAGTTCAATTCACAGGATCATCTCGTCGAGTTCATCCAGTATCCCGCACGATACGACCCCGCTCAAGGGAGTGGCTATGCACTCGCCGATCCGGATCTCCTCGAACGCCCAGAGCCACGTCCCGAGGCCGTCTACTATGCACTCGATCACTGGGAGCGGCCGTGGGTGCTCGCGGTTGATATCGACGCGAAAGATATCGCAGCACAGCGCGCTTCCTGTGAAACCACCGCTAATGAGACCAACGACGATGCTGAAACCGAGCAGCTTCGAGCAGCGGGTATCCTGGATAATGCGCCCGAAGGCTACCCGTACGCGTTCACGGATATCGAGGACGCCCTGGAATACGGATTCATCGTTCAGGAAATTTTCGAGGACGACTTCGCGGCCACGGAGACATTGGTGGTCTACTCGGGGCAAGGCTGTCATATCTACCTGCTCAATACCGACCACAAGCACCGCTATGACGAGCAAAGCCGCGAGGTGATCAACGACTTGTTGCTTGAGGAGTATGAGATCCCCATCGACCCGGTCGTCACGGCTGATCGCCGTCGCGTGATGCGCCTGCCGTATTCGCTCCACGCCGACGTCTCCCGTATCGTCCAACCGATCGAGAGCCCTGATTTCGACTTTCGAACCGAGGCCGTTCCCAGTTTTTTCGAACCATGA
- a CDS encoding primase-associated protein — MTRKTPLNDEHMAYRVAVLPRDEGQVQLTQLFERGYQRWTVDDTQETEKLLADIERFTCDAFTPSTRRKAAERPYVDDPGMVAILATLGAICIMDHPKLEDTPPRHLALLEDLRELYVNNIASLIREYDDFTLHQEIGEILYAKEPGEDGPHSGRVCTDITTRPEFSGGYYLEIPLVAASRKCLARTDRDGDQQGEIQAHVADNHLYVPVSDFMQKYRSYAEDAFSRLLAAQEEALTPEQRSWLTANESAITERIDRFFAAGQTHRIWRNWSRQKQRLRTIINAVHAVDDDVAQLGQTHTARELYAALEAYKPERQWEQHVCESISTPRSLGTILSTNRDHPSVTVENDRLNRYTLTQYSDGAQPIHVDDLEDLFELPCLAAMDERLQEKKPVRKDLYNLVRMAWWLPQYRDASAGEFINDMKELFAQWPWYDDDVTEYQIRYELENDIGGEIPLPMNCSNDDMQRYCIGCDQCPYSIYGSLPFPDEMYDLLEERSETSLI, encoded by the coding sequence ATGACCCGGAAGACTCCACTGAACGACGAGCATATGGCGTATCGCGTAGCAGTACTGCCTCGCGATGAAGGCCAGGTCCAACTCACACAACTGTTCGAACGTGGGTATCAGCGGTGGACGGTCGATGATACGCAAGAAACTGAAAAACTGCTCGCGGATATCGAGCGGTTCACGTGTGATGCATTCACGCCAAGCACACGCCGGAAGGCTGCAGAGCGACCGTATGTTGACGATCCAGGAATGGTTGCCATCCTTGCAACCCTCGGTGCGATCTGTATCATGGATCACCCGAAACTCGAAGATACACCCCCGCGTCATCTCGCACTTCTTGAGGATTTGCGGGAACTCTATGTGAACAATATCGCCTCGCTCATTCGTGAGTATGATGATTTTACCCTGCACCAGGAAATCGGCGAAATTCTATATGCGAAAGAGCCGGGTGAAGACGGCCCGCATTCTGGGCGTGTCTGTACAGACATCACGACACGTCCGGAGTTCAGCGGAGGCTACTATCTTGAAATCCCACTTGTTGCTGCCTCGCGGAAATGCTTGGCACGGACGGATCGTGATGGCGATCAACAAGGCGAGATCCAAGCACACGTCGCCGATAACCATCTGTACGTCCCTGTCTCGGATTTCATGCAGAAGTATCGGTCGTATGCCGAGGACGCATTCTCACGGTTGCTTGCGGCACAAGAAGAAGCACTCACGCCTGAGCAGCGCAGTTGGTTGACTGCGAACGAGTCGGCGATTACCGAACGGATCGACCGGTTTTTCGCCGCTGGACAAACGCACCGAATCTGGCGGAACTGGAGCCGCCAGAAACAGCGACTCCGGACGATCATTAACGCTGTCCACGCGGTGGACGACGATGTCGCCCAACTTGGCCAGACACATACCGCACGCGAACTCTATGCCGCCCTCGAGGCGTACAAGCCTGAGCGTCAATGGGAGCAACATGTGTGTGAGTCTATCTCGACGCCACGCAGTCTCGGGACGATTCTCTCTACGAACCGAGATCATCCAAGCGTCACTGTCGAAAACGATCGCTTAAACCGGTATACGCTTACTCAGTACAGCGATGGCGCACAACCGATCCATGTCGACGATCTCGAGGATCTCTTCGAGCTCCCCTGTCTGGCGGCCATGGATGAGCGGCTGCAGGAGAAAAAACCCGTCCGCAAAGACCTCTACAATCTCGTGCGAATGGCGTGGTGGCTGCCCCAGTACCGAGACGCGAGTGCGGGCGAATTCATCAATGATATGAAAGAGTTGTTCGCCCAGTGGCCGTGGTACGATGACGACGTGACCGAGTACCAGATTCGGTACGAGCTTGAGAACGATATTGGTGGTGAGATCCCCCTCCCAATGAATTGTTCGAATGATGATATGCAGCGCTATTGCATCGGGTGTGATCAATGTCCATACTCGATCTATGGCAGTCTTCCATTTCCTGATGAGATGTATGATCTGCTTGAGGAGCGGTCTGAAACTTCACTCATCTAG